A genomic window from Acinetobacter lwoffii includes:
- a CDS encoding histidine phosphatase family protein has product MTTIYLIRHGQASFGAESYDQLSPNGELQAKLLGRYFDEILKEAPYVVAGSMQRHQQTAQLSLDECFPESEILTDSAWNEFNHHQVFARYEPRFNQPELLKQDVSEHENPRDYLSKIFSGAIARWTGDDYHHEYDESWPSFKARVESGLENLCDQLSKSRPRYAVVYTSGGVISVAVGKILGLSPEKTFALNWAITNTSITTLRLVGNEPQLLSLNEHHFIKAQRPDLLTWI; this is encoded by the coding sequence ATGACTACCATTTACTTGATCCGGCATGGCCAGGCCTCTTTTGGCGCAGAAAGTTACGATCAACTTTCGCCCAACGGCGAGTTACAGGCAAAGCTTTTGGGGCGCTATTTTGACGAAATCCTGAAAGAAGCGCCTTATGTGGTGGCTGGCTCCATGCAACGCCATCAACAGACAGCACAATTATCACTGGACGAATGTTTTCCGGAAAGCGAGATTCTGACCGATAGTGCCTGGAATGAATTTAATCATCACCAGGTATTCGCCCGTTATGAGCCGCGCTTTAATCAGCCTGAATTGCTGAAACAGGATGTATCGGAACATGAAAATCCACGGGATTATCTGAGCAAGATTTTTAGCGGTGCAATTGCACGCTGGACTGGCGATGATTATCACCATGAATATGATGAATCTTGGCCAAGTTTCAAAGCACGCGTGGAAAGCGGCTTAGAAAATCTGTGTGACCAGTTGTCCAAAAGCCGTCCGCGCTATGCAGTGGTCTATACCTCAGGTGGTGTGATTTCTGTTGCAGTGGGTAAAATTCTAGGGCTGAGCCCGGAGAAAACCTTTGCCCTGAACTGGGCGATTACCAATACCAGTATCACGACACTACGTCTGGTGGGTAATGAGCCTCAGCTACTCAGTTTAAATGAACATCATTTTATTAAAGCACAGCGTCCAGACTTATTGACCTGGATTTAA
- a CDS encoding SDR family oxidoreductase → MAKTILITGASSGIGAGMAREFAKKGYNLAICARRLERLETLKQELESQYGIKVIAKTLDVTDYDQVFEVFRAFKADFGTIDRIIVNAGVGEGRRIGKGNFAINKATVETNFISALAQCEAAVEIFRVQNSGHLVMISSMSAMRGMPKHLTAYGASKAGVAHLAEGIRAELIDTPIKVTTIFPGYIRTEINEGAKKLPFEVDEKTGSRLLAAEIEKAPVKAYVPKWPWLPLGLAMKVLPLKLVNKLG, encoded by the coding sequence ATGGCTAAAACAATTTTAATTACCGGTGCAAGTTCAGGGATCGGCGCCGGTATGGCACGTGAATTTGCAAAAAAAGGCTATAACCTGGCGATTTGTGCACGTCGCCTGGAGCGTCTGGAAACCTTAAAGCAGGAACTGGAAAGCCAATATGGCATCAAAGTCATTGCTAAAACTTTAGATGTCACCGATTACGATCAGGTTTTTGAGGTTTTCCGCGCGTTTAAAGCAGACTTCGGCACCATTGACCGGATTATCGTGAATGCAGGTGTAGGTGAAGGTCGCCGCATCGGTAAAGGTAATTTCGCTATCAATAAAGCCACAGTAGAAACCAACTTTATTTCGGCATTGGCACAATGTGAAGCTGCAGTGGAGATTTTCCGCGTCCAAAACTCTGGTCATCTGGTCATGATCTCATCCATGAGTGCAATGCGTGGTATGCCAAAACACTTGACTGCTTATGGCGCAAGTAAGGCAGGGGTCGCTCACTTGGCTGAAGGCATCCGAGCTGAACTGATCGATACGCCAATAAAAGTGACTACCATTTTCCCAGGGTATATTCGGACTGAAATCAATGAAGGTGCAAAAAAGCTACCTTTTGAAGTAGATGAAAAAACTGGTTCGCGTTTATTGGCAGCAGAAATTGAAAAAGCGCCAGTGAAAGCCTATGTACCAAAATGGCCTTGGTTGCCATTAGGGCTGGCTATGAAAGTATTACCACTTAAACTGGTGAACAAGTTAGGTTAA